A window of Vanessa cardui chromosome 16, ilVanCard2.1, whole genome shotgun sequence genomic DNA:
aattatattcgcgatctcaatgtgtcaactacgtaTTTCccgtctttttcttttttttttaaagggaatttgtgtgacttgacgcagatgttgcttgtttattccaacaatatatttatttatttaatattctatttttaatctgtaacgaGTTCCGCCGGCATGTGACAATATCCAACATTTCTCTTGAAATCTGAATCATCATCTCTGTGTAAAGGTTTCCTGATTTCGATCAGACGTCGGTCTGTTTCTAGGGCTTGATTCTTGTACTCCAGATCCTTAGTCACTCGCTGGTGGTGATTGTAAAGGCCGTGGTAGGTTGagctatttaatataaataagaatattaatccAACCACAGCAAAAATAAGCaacttactaaaatatattacaataggTATAGGtactgcaaaatattttttggataaaCTTGTATATCCATGTATTCGCTGAtcacgaatgttttttttatggtataggttggaggacgtgcatatgggccacctgatggtaagtggtcatcatcacccatagacaatgacgctgtaagaaatattaactattccttacatcgtcaatgtgccaccaaccttgggaactaagatgttacgtcccttgtgcctgtagttacactggctcactcacccttcaaaccgaaacacaacaatactgagtactgttatttggcggtataataactgatgagtgggtgataccttcccagacgggcttgcacaaagccctaccaccaagtaaaactggAGATAcccgtttttaaattattttattacaatttttggaACTGCGATATGGAAATAAATACTAGACCTAACGTTTTTCTCGAATGTaatgttttaaaactataaaacattttttttaagcaattcagcttttgtactatttttttgAGTTTTATTACCTCCTTCACTGTTTCACAAACTTCGAAATTAATCAAAAATGTTTTGGAACTGTACACAATTATAGTACACACACATttgatacaaaaattaaataaaataaaatatgcctatatatatttctatgctAATTGTTCAGAACTCAATTCAAtgtgaaaaaaatacttacagtGCTTCTTCTAGTTTCTTTTCTAACATATTGGAGCTCATATGAACTCTTTCGTATTCTTCTATTAGACCACGCATTGGTTTATCCTGACAGAAGAAAAGTATAGTAGAAaagtagaatataataatataatatgttaataataatatctgtttgtgaattaaaattataggttTCCcatcaaatttcaatttatttagataaatcCATTTTTAAGCAAACCGCGCGCAACTCGTTGCTGCGGACACAAGTTCAAAAAGTACGAAGTACCAACACAAAAAATGATGTTCGGCTGAAAATTCTTAAAGCTATCTGTGGCACAGATAATGAATTCCTTCACAATTATTTGttgagtataaaaaatatttgtaaaaaataaaagattcatATCTCgtttgattttgttaataaatttagatgataaataattacCTGAACTCTTTCCAAGACCGGTCGTCGCATCCGCGTTTCTAGTCGAGTCTCCACAAGCTTAGTTGGATTTATTTTGTCCGCGATTGCTGCACGAAGTGTTTCTATTTCTCGATCAACTTTTTGCAAATTTCCTTCTAGCTAAAAACACGTAAACAAATACgtttaataatctatacatagcGAAATACCACTTACtgattaatcattaaattacaAACTAGAAAACCTAGAAACTTAAAAATTGGCAGGTAGGTTCTTTATAGAGTGTAGACATCCGCTAAGAAAAGATTTTAAGAACCTGCAACGATGCTTGGAAGTTTGTCATTGTACTTTATTCAttgaataagtaaaatattacattagatTGAATACCTTATACTTCTGCCACTCCATTTCATTTCTTGCTCTCTGGATATCGTAAATACGTCTCCTCATTATCATTTCAACTTGCTGGCTTTGAGCATACATTTGATTCCGGGCTTGTTCCCTGCTTTTGAACATTATCTCGCGCAAATCTTTCGATTCCCTCATTAGCTGTTCAGCTATTTTAAGAGTATTTTCTATGCAATGTACATAGCTTTCTTCTGTCATTGAACTAAAAACAACGAAATTTAATAgacattacttaatttaatagacTGGTTTTATAACCAACTTATTCATTCTAATTAGCTGCAATAACAAGGTGTATATAGAGTTGAGTAAAATGATTTgatgaaaatagaaaaataacatattaaattcatattttcaaCCAGATTTCTGCGCACTTTAGTAATACTACACTTTTTGAGCCGAGACAGGACTATCAtgttcataaaaattttaacaaaaagaaaaaccgacttcaaacaaaacactattttaaaacaaatcaatatgcacgaaaaagtaataaatataattgcgtattcaacatattttttagagtcttcctaagttaaatgaaatgaaaaatattagactacttaaaagtcgattaacgattatataatgtagttatagttattggtatatttggagccggtgtcagccacggcgcccttgccccaacaatcaaaagcaagaagcgatacgagctccttgattgatccagtatattattgtgtaaaaggtaatttgttaaaaaacatatttgttaaagtattctcgtattgttttttgatagatatactgtagggttttattggctgacaccgactccaaatataacaataattataactacatcatATAATCGtttatcgacttttaagtagtctaatatttttcatttcatttaacttaggaagactctaaaaaatatgttgaatacgcaattttGAAAGTGACTGAAGTGGttgaaggtgactcaaatatccaaataacctataaataaaagattcgattgAGTAtagctaacgtgctcctcagaattgttccgttcccttccgttccgttactttgtcatggatcctgtgctcagaaccttaccaaactttcaccaaattacccttgaagtatatattttataataaaaaaagaattatcaaaattggttaacgtgattttcagttattcacctatttgtcgcgcatatacataatgcaaatttaagacttatgtcgttttcatatggataccatcatcggaaaaaaataaaaaaacaatgggaccccacgggaagcactacctttcaaacaaaaaaaaaatatcaaaatcggtccacccagtgaaaagttatgaggtaacaaacaaaaagaaaaaatacagacgaattgataacctcttccttttggaagtcggttgaaaagagcaCTTACTGAACACCattttggaattaaaataatcatatcaatatataaatatacttccGCATAATATATTG
This region includes:
- the LOC124536516 gene encoding tektin-B1-like; the encoded protein is MGWEKIKELTNVLCRLEREIQNKDDALVLEYHVKDLNRNSSDISYKLDPTRIPPDSMTEESYVHCIENTLKIAEQLMRESKDLREIMFKSREQARNQMYAQSQQVEMIMRRRIYDIQRARNEMEWQKYKLEGNLQKVDREIETLRAAIADKINPTKLVETRLETRMRRPVLERVQDKPMRGLIEEYERVHMSSNMLEKKLEEALSTYHGLYNHHQRVTKDLEYKNQALETDRRLIEIRKPLHRDDDSDFKRNVGYCHMPAELVTD